A stretch of Exiguobacterium sp. BMC-KP DNA encodes these proteins:
- a CDS encoding GGDEF domain-containing protein — MLTIDVLLSSQSLIWQVIPFVLLAYHREKGPFLSLTLITLIHTWINANIDAVLLVSAGIVILTLLLRQKTHLALRFGVLHLFIGSTLLVLLPDQTLPLVVFHGSLTLLMYGIFLYLLPLQQRHRKQLEVYQHLAEYDALTGLANRRAWELRAKTLAGQSSTYHLIILDLDQFKQVNDQYGHSNGDAVLEQFAKILERNTRPEDLVARMGGEEFIVLLTDLTPEQATTIAERIRQEVERHTFRLLDGSSIHVTTSIGLSSGKRDIPVQHSMELSDKALYQAKKSGRNIVRIASHLL; from the coding sequence ATGTTAACGATTGATGTTTTACTTTCATCACAGTCTTTGATTTGGCAGGTCATTCCTTTCGTTCTATTAGCATATCATCGAGAAAAAGGACCGTTTCTTAGCCTGACGCTCATCACGCTTATCCATACATGGATCAACGCAAACATCGATGCTGTACTTCTTGTGTCAGCAGGGATCGTGATCCTCACGTTACTTTTACGTCAAAAGACACATCTCGCTTTACGCTTTGGTGTACTTCATCTTTTCATCGGAAGTACACTACTGGTTTTGCTACCGGATCAAACACTACCACTCGTCGTTTTTCATGGGAGCCTTACGCTTTTGATGTACGGCATATTCCTTTATCTATTGCCACTCCAACAACGTCACCGGAAGCAGCTTGAAGTCTATCAACATCTAGCGGAGTATGACGCGTTGACAGGTCTTGCTAATCGACGGGCATGGGAATTACGCGCCAAGACGCTAGCCGGTCAATCTTCGACCTATCACTTGATCATTCTCGATTTGGATCAATTCAAGCAAGTAAACGATCAGTACGGTCATTCGAATGGCGATGCGGTCTTAGAACAATTTGCAAAAATCCTTGAGCGCAATACCCGTCCGGAAGATTTGGTCGCCCGTATGGGTGGAGAAGAGTTCATCGTACTCCTAACGGATTTGACGCCAGAACAAGCGACTACCATCGCAGAACGAATTCGCCAAGAAGTCGAACGGCATACGTTCCGTCTATTAGATGGCTCTTCGATTCATGTTACGACGTCAATCGGACTGTCTTCCGGAAAGCGAGACATCCCTGTCCAGCACTCGATGGAACTATCCGATAAAGCCCTGTATCAAGCCAAAAAATCGGGACGAAACATCGTTCGAATCGCTAGTCATCTGTTGTGA
- the galU gene encoding UTP--glucose-1-phosphate uridylyltransferase GalU: MKKPIKKAIIPAAGLGTRFLPATKAMPKEMLPILDKPTIQYIVEEAAAAGIEDIIIVTGKHKRAIEDHFDHQYELEAALQASGKTDLLEKVCASTNLANIFYVRQKEQKGLGHAIWTARQFIGDEPFAVLLGDDIVESETPAIRQLMDAYDETGQSVIGVQEVEPRETHRYGIIDPVDKDGRLYPVRRFVEKPEPGTAPSNLAIMGRYVLTADIFDYLENQSEGAGGEIQLTDAIERLNADQAVYAFDFEGSRHDVGEKLGFVKTTIEYAMKDPEMHEELKEFLKRFQ; encoded by the coding sequence ATGAAAAAACCAATTAAAAAAGCCATTATTCCAGCTGCGGGGCTTGGCACACGCTTTTTACCGGCAACGAAAGCCATGCCGAAAGAAATGTTACCGATTCTTGATAAACCGACGATCCAATACATCGTCGAAGAAGCTGCGGCTGCAGGAATCGAAGATATCATCATCGTTACCGGAAAACACAAGCGTGCGATCGAGGATCATTTCGATCATCAATATGAACTAGAAGCTGCGCTTCAGGCGTCGGGAAAAACAGATTTACTCGAGAAAGTGTGTGCCTCGACGAATCTTGCAAATATCTTTTATGTCCGCCAAAAAGAACAAAAAGGACTCGGTCATGCGATTTGGACAGCTCGTCAATTCATCGGGGACGAACCATTTGCCGTTTTACTCGGCGATGATATCGTCGAGTCGGAGACACCTGCGATTCGTCAATTAATGGATGCCTATGACGAGACCGGTCAGTCCGTCATCGGTGTCCAAGAAGTCGAACCGCGTGAAACACACCGATACGGGATCATCGATCCGGTCGATAAAGATGGACGACTCTATCCGGTTCGCCGATTCGTCGAGAAACCGGAGCCGGGAACCGCCCCTTCGAATCTTGCCATCATGGGACGGTACGTCTTGACGGCTGATATCTTTGATTATTTAGAAAATCAATCAGAAGGAGCCGGAGGCGAAATCCAATTAACTGATGCAATCGAACGATTGAACGCGGATCAAGCAGTCTATGCGTTTGATTTTGAAGGGAGCCGTCATGATGTCGGTGAGAAACTCGGTTTCGTCAAGACGACGATTGAATATGCAATGAAGGATCCTGAAATGCATGAAGAATTAAAAGAATTTCTGAAACGATTCCAGTGA
- a CDS encoding glycosyltransferase encodes MLYTMTSTLPAQHGGRTKSLLSRIAMIEKHLGYATTILTTNYDAAYDRIVQTFREKNILSETTRIENVYEWLSGNRLFDEQVSDVTPREIEGLRAVESDVNTVRYYEDETYVLYRKYHEKSDRLSFEDFMSPASKKKVERWQYNDNGRLHRKIRYSPRTHKKIHEQFYDQEGRIYCEKHYEEQKSNKLISIQTYQHERPVHTFQTEKDLFLHYFNHRLTDGDIVFNDARLLDWPLLHCQARTKNILVFHNSHLELNQQRIKKSYQIALEGSARVSKYLVLTTHQKDEIQARFTIPDDQFAVIPHSIEPVEIDRTHVEDQFCFIGRFGKQKQLEHLLRSYAIFKRSGHPTKLALYGADEDGQLALMKQMMYLLNIEEDVLIHDFTSTPDQVFASSRASLLTSRFEGFGLTVMESINVGCPVIAYDVRYGPREIIENGQNGYLVPEGDVTGFAEKMVDIVERPLTHVQTKPTLYQTKGIENYRNLLNWLHTE; translated from the coding sequence ATGCTGTATACGATGACTTCGACATTGCCGGCGCAACATGGGGGACGCACGAAGTCGCTCCTCAGTCGAATTGCAATGATTGAAAAACACCTTGGCTATGCGACGACGATCCTTACGACTAACTATGATGCAGCATACGATCGTATCGTACAAACCTTTAGAGAAAAAAATATTTTAAGCGAGACGACGCGAATTGAGAATGTATACGAATGGCTTTCTGGCAATCGATTATTCGATGAACAGGTATCCGATGTAACCCCTCGAGAAATTGAAGGATTACGCGCAGTAGAGAGCGACGTCAATACGGTCCGTTATTATGAGGATGAGACGTACGTTTTGTACCGAAAGTATCACGAAAAGAGTGATCGTCTTTCGTTTGAAGACTTCATGAGTCCTGCATCGAAGAAAAAAGTCGAACGCTGGCAATATAACGATAACGGTCGACTACATCGCAAGATTCGATACTCGCCGAGAACACACAAAAAAATTCATGAACAATTTTATGACCAAGAAGGTCGCATCTATTGTGAAAAGCATTATGAGGAGCAAAAATCTAATAAATTGATTTCGATTCAAACCTACCAACACGAACGTCCCGTCCATACATTTCAGACTGAAAAGGATCTGTTCTTGCACTATTTTAATCATCGTTTGACTGATGGGGACATCGTCTTCAATGATGCGCGCTTGCTTGACTGGCCTTTACTCCATTGTCAGGCGCGGACGAAAAATATCCTCGTGTTCCATAATTCCCATTTGGAATTGAATCAGCAACGAATCAAAAAATCCTATCAGATTGCGCTCGAAGGTTCGGCACGCGTATCGAAGTATCTCGTTTTGACGACACATCAAAAAGACGAGATTCAAGCGCGTTTTACGATACCGGATGATCAGTTCGCAGTCATTCCGCATTCAATCGAACCAGTTGAAATCGATCGAACGCATGTAGAGGACCAGTTTTGTTTCATCGGACGTTTTGGAAAACAAAAGCAACTCGAGCATTTACTCCGCAGTTATGCCATCTTCAAACGATCGGGTCACCCGACGAAACTTGCGCTTTACGGAGCAGATGAGGATGGACAACTCGCCTTGATGAAACAGATGATGTACTTGCTCAACATCGAAGAAGATGTTCTGATTCATGACTTTACGTCGACACCGGACCAAGTCTTTGCTTCTTCCCGTGCGTCGTTATTGACGAGTCGATTTGAAGGATTTGGGCTAACCGTCATGGAAAGCATTAATGTTGGCTGTCCTGTCATTGCCTATGACGTTCGGTACGGACCGCGTGAAATCATCGAAAATGGTCAAAACGGATACCTCGTACCTGAAGGGGATGTCACGGGATTTGCAGAAAAAATGGTCGACATCGTCGAACGACCGCTCACACACGTACAAACGAAACCTACGTTATATCAGACGAAGGGTATTGAAAATTACCGCAACCTGCTGAACTGGCTGCATACTGAATGA
- a CDS encoding FAD-dependent oxidoreductase, translated as MSELSGFPSSYWKASSACVSYPSLETDTKHDVVIVGAGIAGLVTALQLAERGYDVGVIEAEEVAAGTTGYTTAKVSSQHGLIYDQLIKSVGEDKARLYYQANEEAITFLRHQVERLDLACELETQDAYLYVSSSKESALDREIKAYARLEMNGGDATDEVQKKLPYTVKRAVVLRNQAQFHPVKYLQGLAEHFVRQGGTLYEKSRATTIESNRTPTIVLENGHRIEAKKVVIATHFPFHDFKGLYFSKLEVHRSYIVSGFVDDSFPDGMFMSADQPSRSLRHTRTSDGRQLGLFGGENHLSGHETETMARYQHLADFATNAFQVDTFDRFWSAQDLITLDHIPYVGQMTADNPNVFVATGFAKWGMTNGIAAGLLLSDLLTGTPNRFRHLFDPTRSKLKAVDATQFVKNNADVAIELVKGKLSKAHRDAKDLQPDEGGLVRHHGKTVGGYRDPAGRLHLVSTTCTHMGCDTKWNAAERSWDCPCHGSRFAHDGSVMEGPAVKPLKKREE; from the coding sequence ATGTCTGAATTATCCGGTTTCCCGTCATCGTATTGGAAAGCATCATCTGCTTGTGTATCGTATCCATCCCTTGAGACAGATACAAAACACGATGTCGTCATCGTTGGAGCTGGCATTGCCGGTTTAGTCACCGCTTTGCAACTCGCAGAACGAGGGTATGACGTAGGTGTTATTGAAGCAGAAGAGGTGGCCGCTGGTACGACTGGATACACGACGGCAAAGGTGTCGTCTCAACACGGTCTGATCTATGATCAATTGATCAAAAGTGTAGGAGAGGACAAAGCGCGACTCTACTATCAAGCAAATGAAGAAGCCATTACGTTCCTTCGTCATCAAGTCGAACGTCTTGATCTAGCGTGTGAGCTTGAAACCCAAGACGCGTATCTGTATGTCTCTTCTTCAAAAGAGAGTGCACTGGATCGCGAAATCAAAGCGTATGCTCGTCTTGAGATGAACGGTGGCGATGCGACAGACGAAGTACAGAAGAAGTTGCCGTACACCGTTAAACGAGCGGTCGTTTTGCGCAATCAAGCACAGTTTCATCCCGTCAAGTACTTACAGGGCTTAGCAGAACATTTTGTCCGGCAAGGTGGGACACTGTATGAAAAGTCACGGGCGACAACGATTGAAAGTAATCGAACACCGACAATCGTCCTTGAGAATGGACATCGTATTGAAGCTAAGAAGGTTGTAATCGCAACCCATTTTCCGTTTCACGACTTTAAAGGATTATATTTTTCGAAGCTTGAAGTTCATCGATCGTACATCGTCTCAGGATTCGTCGACGATTCGTTTCCTGACGGTATGTTCATGAGTGCCGATCAACCAAGTCGTTCTTTACGACATACACGTACTTCGGACGGTCGTCAATTAGGACTGTTTGGTGGTGAAAATCATTTATCGGGTCACGAAACGGAAACGATGGCACGTTATCAGCACTTAGCCGATTTTGCAACGAACGCCTTTCAAGTGGACACGTTCGACCGCTTTTGGTCGGCGCAGGACTTAATTACACTTGATCACATCCCGTATGTCGGTCAAATGACAGCAGATAATCCGAATGTCTTTGTCGCAACTGGATTTGCAAAATGGGGCATGACAAACGGTATTGCGGCAGGACTGTTACTCAGTGATCTTTTAACCGGAACACCGAATCGTTTTCGACATTTGTTTGATCCTACACGATCAAAACTAAAAGCAGTGGATGCGACCCAATTCGTTAAGAATAACGCGGATGTTGCAATCGAACTCGTAAAAGGGAAATTATCAAAAGCACACCGTGACGCAAAAGATCTTCAGCCTGACGAAGGAGGACTTGTTCGACATCATGGAAAGACAGTCGGGGGATATCGTGATCCTGCCGGAAGGCTTCATCTCGTCTCAACGACGTGTACCCATATGGGATGTGATACGAAGTGGAATGCGGCCGAACGCTCATGGGACTGTCCTTGCCATGGCTCGCGCTTTGCGCACGACGGGTCAGTGATGGAAGGACCGGCTGTCAAACCGTTGAAAAAGAGGGAAGAGTAA
- the uhpT gene encoding hexose-6-phosphate:phosphate antiporter, translated as MGFFSIKKLPNAGIPIEVQRKQWLQQFLKAFLVVFFSYMAMYLIRNNFKAAQPLLKEELGFTTTELGYIGFAFSITYGIGKTLLGYFVDGKNTKRVISFLLILSSLIVTAMGLLMSAGGSPVGLLMVLWGLSGFFQSVGGPSSYSTIARWTPFEKRGRYLGFWNVSHNIGGAIAGGLALWGANVFFNGSVVGMFIFPAVIALVIGIVGLFIGKDDPEELGWNRSEEIFEEPIEPENIAAESMTKWQIFKTYVISNPWIWTLCIANVFVYIVRIGIDNWAPLYVTEHLHFSTESAVNTIFFFEIGALCGSMIWGYVSDLLKGRRALVAAICLLLTGVAVLGYRYGTSEVIIYASLFALGALIYGPQLLIGVSVISFAPKQATTVTNGMVGTFGYLFGDSIAKVGLAKIADPETNGLTIGSVTLHGWSDTFVIFNAALLFGLIALAIVAVVEEKKIRRLGLLERQADKLSS; from the coding sequence ATGGGCTTCTTCAGCATCAAAAAATTGCCGAATGCCGGCATACCAATCGAAGTACAACGCAAACAGTGGTTACAGCAATTCTTAAAGGCCTTTTTAGTCGTCTTCTTCTCATATATGGCGATGTACCTCATCCGGAACAACTTCAAGGCAGCACAACCGCTCTTGAAGGAAGAACTCGGCTTTACGACGACAGAACTCGGATATATTGGTTTTGCCTTCTCGATTACGTACGGGATCGGGAAAACGTTACTCGGGTACTTCGTTGACGGGAAAAATACGAAACGTGTCATCTCGTTCTTATTGATTTTGTCTTCATTGATCGTCACCGCGATGGGACTCTTGATGAGCGCTGGTGGAAGTCCGGTTGGTCTCTTGATGGTCCTTTGGGGACTCAGTGGTTTCTTCCAATCGGTCGGGGGACCATCGTCGTATTCGACGATTGCCCGCTGGACACCGTTTGAAAAACGTGGACGCTACCTTGGGTTCTGGAACGTCTCGCACAACATCGGTGGAGCGATTGCCGGGGGTCTTGCGCTTTGGGGAGCAAACGTTTTCTTCAACGGAAGTGTCGTCGGGATGTTCATCTTCCCGGCAGTGATCGCACTCGTCATCGGGATCGTCGGTCTGTTCATCGGGAAGGATGATCCGGAGGAACTCGGGTGGAACCGGAGTGAGGAAATTTTTGAGGAACCGATCGAACCAGAGAACATCGCTGCTGAAAGCATGACGAAGTGGCAAATCTTCAAGACGTACGTCATCTCAAACCCATGGATTTGGACGCTCTGTATCGCAAACGTCTTCGTCTACATCGTCCGGATCGGGATCGATAACTGGGCACCACTCTATGTCACGGAACACTTGCATTTCAGCACGGAGAGCGCCGTTAATACGATTTTCTTCTTTGAAATCGGTGCATTATGCGGCAGTATGATTTGGGGCTACGTGTCCGACTTACTCAAAGGACGTCGCGCACTCGTCGCAGCGATCTGTCTTTTGCTGACAGGAGTCGCGGTCCTCGGTTATCGTTACGGTACGAGTGAAGTCATTATCTATGCGTCACTGTTCGCTCTTGGTGCCCTCATTTATGGACCACAGCTTTTGATTGGTGTCTCGGTCATCAGCTTCGCACCGAAACAAGCGACAACGGTCACGAACGGGATGGTCGGAACGTTCGGCTACTTGTTTGGTGATTCAATCGCGAAAGTCGGTCTAGCAAAAATCGCTGACCCGGAAACGAACGGTCTAACGATCGGTTCCGTTACGTTGCACGGCTGGAGTGACACATTCGTTATCTTCAATGCCGCGTTACTGTTCGGATTGATTGCCCTCGCAATTGTCGCGGTCGTCGAAGAGAAAAAGATTCGTCGCCTTGGACTACTGGAACGTCAAGCGGATAAATTAAGCTCATGA
- a CDS encoding ABC transporter substrate-binding protein, translating to MRKGMLFLLSIICLMSTWIVRNNEQTKQGTAARETVPHLTAYVSAKEDIGRALLSSYCEQAGCTYEFVRLSTEELVRRVTKEADHPRADVIIGGTWDAHQTLKQRGLSTPFPSDMDQAELQDPDRYWIGYEVERLAIVINTDVWNDRFGAEPYPKTLADLTAKRYQDELILPDPNHSGTGATILQAVFDGYGTKAEDVLRELIERTRLFTANGFAPTSYVASGEAMLGVNFIGDQQSLREKYYPVKSIPLDTYSINAISKLKGRTQQKQANAFMRFVLSTDGQAILRKVSFGTPTYAIAKTQPIQQNIGQDIVADYRDYLRRFNQLQDK from the coding sequence ATGAGAAAAGGAATGCTCTTCTTGCTGAGTATCATTTGTCTCATGAGTACTTGGATCGTCCGCAACAATGAACAGACGAAGCAAGGAACAGCCGCGCGAGAAACCGTTCCGCATTTGACGGCGTATGTTTCCGCGAAAGAGGATATTGGTCGGGCCTTGCTATCGTCATATTGTGAACAGGCGGGGTGTACGTATGAGTTCGTGCGTCTCTCGACGGAAGAACTCGTTCGTCGCGTGACGAAGGAAGCGGATCATCCGCGCGCCGACGTCATCATCGGGGGAACGTGGGATGCCCACCAGACGCTCAAACAACGCGGCTTGTCGACACCGTTTCCGAGCGACATGGATCAAGCGGAACTGCAGGATCCGGATCGCTACTGGATCGGTTATGAAGTCGAACGCTTAGCGATCGTCATCAATACCGACGTCTGGAACGATCGGTTCGGGGCAGAGCCGTATCCGAAGACGCTTGCTGACTTAACGGCAAAGCGGTATCAGGACGAGTTGATTTTGCCGGACCCGAACCATTCCGGTACCGGCGCGACGATTCTACAAGCGGTCTTTGACGGATACGGGACGAAGGCGGAAGATGTCTTACGCGAGCTAATCGAGCGAACGCGACTATTCACGGCAAACGGCTTTGCACCAACGTCGTATGTCGCCAGTGGGGAAGCCATGCTTGGGGTCAATTTCATCGGCGATCAACAATCGCTACGCGAAAAGTATTATCCGGTCAAAAGTATCCCGCTCGATACGTATTCGATCAACGCAATCTCAAAGCTTAAAGGACGGACGCAACAGAAGCAGGCGAATGCCTTCATGCGTTTTGTACTTTCGACTGACGGTCAAGCCATCCTGCGGAAAGTTTCGTTCGGTACGCCGACCTATGCGATTGCGAAGACACAACCGATCCAGCAAAATATCGGGCAGGATATCGTCGCCGATTACCGGGACTATCTCCGTCGATTCAATCAGCTTCAAGACAAATGA
- a CDS encoding DUF3919 family protein — protein MKASTIAYLFLMGVLFALGLLLLQQTVFGRLHVLDGPKRLNASDDSLPTELTLRHRAWGEQTVEDGTEVQRITTLLKQMKTATNGTCPADTATFNGTLRFLNGTTWTFSLGESMTLNGQCVAKRPSTQTTTLKARFLNAYHEPEQLARQFAEAEVVTWYAAGRSRTLTAREREDVKRRLAQAEPMTDYEEVGQALDASQGQPRILKLQRFKDEQNTRANLLNITVYETLFSVQYMDDDNGNTFYLKGQLLPTGKEAKR, from the coding sequence ATGAAAGCATCGACCATTGCCTATCTCTTCCTGATGGGGGTCTTGTTTGCCCTCGGTCTTCTTTTGCTTCAGCAGACGGTCTTCGGACGCTTACATGTCCTCGATGGACCAAAACGACTGAATGCTTCCGATGACTCGCTCCCGACCGAGTTGACGTTACGTCACCGGGCATGGGGGGAGCAGACGGTAGAAGACGGAACGGAAGTCCAGCGCATCACGACGCTATTGAAGCAAATGAAGACGGCGACAAACGGGACCTGTCCAGCGGATACTGCGACATTTAACGGGACGCTTCGTTTCTTGAACGGAACGACGTGGACGTTCTCGCTCGGGGAAAGCATGACACTGAATGGACAATGTGTCGCAAAACGTCCCAGCACCCAAACGACAACATTAAAAGCACGGTTCTTAAACGCCTACCACGAACCGGAACAGCTCGCGCGTCAGTTTGCTGAGGCGGAAGTCGTAACATGGTATGCAGCGGGACGGTCGCGTACCTTAACCGCTCGCGAGCGTGAAGACGTCAAGCGTCGCCTGGCGCAAGCAGAGCCGATGACGGACTATGAAGAAGTCGGTCAGGCACTTGATGCGAGTCAGGGGCAGCCGCGCATTCTCAAGCTCCAGCGGTTCAAGGATGAGCAGAACACGCGTGCCAATCTGCTGAACATCACGGTATACGAGACGTTGTTTAGTGTCCAGTACATGGATGATGACAATGGGAACACCTTCTATTTGAAAGGACAACTCCTACCAACAGGGAAGGAGGCGAAACGATGA
- a CDS encoding sensor histidine kinase: MKLRQVITENFVLLLVPALLVLFLILYAFIQSNLYENAVESVQKLSREAELYTTNYLASEETDSLADTAVPIASYLADRFDARVQLFGPNAELLADSERDQLPLLAGDIDQALKGKSSYLFLKETDVPILFFSSPLYGKTDIIGSVRFLVDLRTEAELLRQFTYVFTGVFLMLIVIAVWTARRMAKTLIGPIDDLRSVSHALTKGHYANALPAYPYEELNRLAADFSTLADAIQHNIGQLEQQRNDQQTFIDHITHELRTPMTAIMGYVELIPKLPPDEAAHCYHYIEVESQRLLRLVSHNLEQAKQQRNERHATSTMFALDALLADALFIMQLRLDGQGVQVKQDVPPIYVLGQPDQTKQVLLNLLENAVKYSDAMTVTFAVVSTDTTLRLIMTDDGIGVDPAVLAEWEKEQHSLTTASGNGLGLPLCRRLMQEQGGEFTLESDVSGTRITLTFRLANQT; this comes from the coding sequence ATGAAGCTACGCCAAGTCATCACGGAAAACTTCGTCCTGCTTCTCGTTCCGGCACTGCTCGTTCTGTTTTTGATTCTTTATGCCTTCATCCAATCCAATCTTTATGAGAACGCCGTCGAGTCGGTCCAAAAACTGAGTCGGGAAGCGGAGCTCTATACAACGAATTACCTCGCAAGCGAAGAGACGGATTCGCTCGCCGATACGGCGGTGCCGATTGCTTCTTACTTAGCAGACCGGTTTGACGCACGCGTTCAATTGTTCGGACCAAACGCGGAACTGCTCGCGGATTCAGAGCGCGATCAATTGCCGTTACTTGCAGGAGACATCGATCAAGCCTTAAAAGGAAAATCGAGTTATCTGTTCCTCAAGGAGACTGATGTTCCCATACTGTTCTTCTCGAGTCCACTGTACGGCAAGACCGATATCATCGGGTCCGTCCGCTTTCTCGTCGATCTTCGGACGGAAGCTGAACTGCTGCGGCAATTCACCTATGTCTTCACTGGCGTCTTTCTGATGTTAATCGTGATTGCCGTTTGGACAGCGCGGCGGATGGCGAAGACGTTAATCGGACCGATCGACGATTTACGTAGCGTCTCGCATGCCTTGACGAAAGGACATTACGCAAACGCACTTCCAGCTTATCCGTATGAGGAACTGAACCGGCTAGCAGCAGACTTCTCGACACTTGCTGACGCAATTCAGCACAATATCGGACAGCTCGAGCAACAACGAAATGACCAACAAACGTTCATCGATCACATCACGCATGAACTGCGAACGCCGATGACGGCGATCATGGGCTATGTTGAGTTGATCCCGAAACTGCCACCGGACGAAGCGGCACACTGCTATCACTACATCGAAGTCGAGAGTCAGCGCTTGCTGCGACTCGTCTCACATAATCTTGAACAGGCGAAACAACAACGCAACGAACGCCACGCGACGTCGACGATGTTCGCACTCGATGCTCTACTCGCAGACGCTTTATTCATCATGCAGTTGCGTCTTGACGGACAAGGGGTTCAAGTCAAACAGGATGTTCCGCCGATTTATGTACTCGGGCAACCGGATCAGACGAAGCAAGTCTTGTTGAATCTTCTCGAGAATGCCGTTAAATATAGTGACGCGATGACGGTGACGTTCGCAGTAGTCAGTACGGATACGACCCTCCGACTTATCATGACGGATGACGGGATCGGCGTTGATCCAGCGGTGCTTGCCGAATGGGAGAAGGAGCAACATAGTCTGACGACGGCGAGTGGGAATGGACTCGGTCTACCGCTCTGTCGGCGTTTGATGCAGGAACAAGGCGGTGAGTTCACACTTGAAAGTGATGTAAGCGGAACACGTATCACATTGACCTTCCGGTTAGCGAACCAGACATGA
- a CDS encoding response regulator transcription factor has product MHILVIDDEASIRHLVKLQLELDGQTVETAADGAAALTLQATQTFDLVVLDLMLPDTTGFDLIPRLREKTPDLPILMLTARDQMNDKIIGLQLGADDYMTKPFNGTELVLRVKNLLKRAKTVAPPVPVVTDPFLSVDSEERVIRLDGQPLPLTYREYALLALFLTHPKRVFERDELLEQVWGFDYSGQTRAVDIMVQRLRKKLGTQGERIKTIYGVGYKWVDA; this is encoded by the coding sequence ATGCACATTCTTGTCATTGACGATGAGGCAAGCATCCGGCATCTCGTCAAACTCCAACTCGAGCTCGATGGTCAAACGGTTGAGACGGCGGCCGACGGCGCAGCGGCACTCACCTTGCAGGCGACGCAGACCTTTGATTTGGTTGTCCTCGATTTGATGCTACCGGATACGACCGGCTTCGATTTAATTCCTCGGCTTCGGGAAAAGACGCCTGACTTACCGATCTTGATGCTGACGGCACGTGATCAAATGAACGATAAGATCATCGGTCTGCAGCTCGGAGCGGATGACTACATGACAAAACCGTTCAATGGAACGGAACTCGTCTTACGCGTCAAAAATTTATTGAAACGCGCGAAGACGGTCGCACCACCTGTGCCTGTCGTGACCGATCCATTCTTATCTGTTGATTCGGAAGAACGAGTCATTCGTCTCGACGGACAACCGTTGCCGCTGACGTACCGGGAGTATGCGTTGCTCGCACTCTTCCTAACACATCCAAAACGGGTCTTCGAGCGTGACGAATTGCTCGAACAGGTCTGGGGCTTTGACTACTCTGGTCAGACCCGTGCCGTCGACATCATGGTCCAACGCTTGCGCAAGAAACTCGGAACACAAGGAGAGCGGATTAAGACGATTTACGGTGTCGGCTACAAGTGGGTCGACGCATGA
- a CDS encoding creatininase family protein: MLSFKNSTTEVSDSGTDIAILSVGATEQFGPYLPMHLDTLVAEKYAEHYGEVLNAYVLPTIPFNTSEEHANCKGTVTVSPTVLTTMLEEIIVNLSRQGFKKFVLCNGHGGAYWESSFVKHMNYKYPELLVITTYRYLAWEEALEEVNLEGHNEMHAGLLSVCAAMWLCPELVKLESMGSDVPPENRKFADYIFWDKLTEDGCWGKFDKETYSPNQLAEIGEKFWTSFISKRGENLKDILEEAYLKKMN, from the coding sequence ATGCTAAGTTTTAAAAATTCAACAACAGAAGTTAGTGACAGTGGAACAGATATTGCTATTTTATCAGTTGGAGCGACAGAACAATTTGGACCATACCTGCCAATGCATTTAGATACATTGGTCGCAGAAAAATATGCTGAGCACTATGGAGAAGTATTAAACGCTTATGTGTTACCAACTATTCCATTTAATACTTCAGAAGAACATGCCAATTGCAAAGGTACTGTTACAGTAAGTCCAACAGTCTTAACAACAATGCTAGAAGAAATAATCGTTAATTTGAGCAGACAAGGATTCAAAAAGTTCGTCCTTTGTAATGGACACGGAGGTGCATATTGGGAATCTTCATTCGTTAAACATATGAACTACAAATATCCAGAACTACTTGTAATTACTACATATCGTTATTTAGCGTGGGAAGAAGCGTTAGAAGAAGTAAATTTAGAAGGTCACAATGAGATGCACGCAGGGTTATTATCTGTTTGTGCTGCAATGTGGCTATGTCCGGAATTAGTTAAGCTGGAATCTATGGGTTCTGATGTGCCTCCAGAAAACAGAAAATTTGCTGACTATATTTTTTGGGATAAATTAACCGAAGATGGTTGCTGGGGTAAGTTCGATAAAGAAACATACTCTCCAAATCAACTAGCTGAAATTGGAGAAAAATTTTGGACTTCCTTTATTTCTAAAAGAGGTGAAAACTTGAAAGATATTCTCGAAGAAGCATATCTAAAAAAAATGAATTGA